In Phacochoerus africanus isolate WHEZ1 chromosome 1, ROS_Pafr_v1, whole genome shotgun sequence, the following are encoded in one genomic region:
- the TIMP4 gene encoding metalloproteinase inhibitor 4, with translation MPRSPRTAPSWALLLRLLALLRPPGLSEACSCAPAHPQQHVCHSALVIRAKISSEKVVPASTDPGDTQKMIRYEIKQIKMFKGFEKISDIQYIYTPFDSSLCGVKLETNSQKQYLLTGQILSDGKVFIHLCNYIEPWENLSFLQRESLNHHYHLNCGCQITTCYVVPCTIAAPNECLWTDWLLEQKLYGYQAQHYVCMKHADGTCSWYQGRLHLRKEFVDIIQP, from the exons ATGCCCCGGAGCCCCCGGACCGCGCCGAGCTGGGCGCTGTTGCTGCGGTTGCTGGCACTGCTTCGGCCGCCGGGGCTGAGTGAAGCGTGCAGCTGCGCCCCCGCGCACCCCCAGCAGCACGTCTGCCACTCGGCGCTTG TAATCCGGGCCAAAATCTCCAGTGAGAAGGTAGTTCCTGCCAGTACAGACCCAGGTGACACTCAAAAAATGATCCGGTATGAAATCAAACAGATAAAG ATGTTCAAAGGGTTTGAGAAAATCAGCGATATTCAGTATATCTATACACCTTTTGATTCTTCCCTCTGTGGGGTGAAACTGGAAACTAACAGCCAGAAGCAGTATCTCTTGACTG GTCAGATCCTCAGCGACGGAAAGGTCTTCATCCATCTGTGCAACTACATTGAGCCCTGGGAGAACCTATCCTTTTTGCAGAGAGAAAGTCTGAATCACCACTATCACCTGAACTGTGGCTGCCAA ATCACCACCTGCTATGTGGTGCCCTGTACCATCGCGGCCCCCAACGAGTGCCTCTGGACAGACTGGCTGTTGGAACAGAAGCTCTATGGGTACCAGGCCCAGCATTATGTCTGCATGAAGCATGCTGATGGCACCTGCAGCTGGTACCAGGGACGCCTGCACCTTAGGAAGGAGTTTGTTGACATTATCCAGCCCTAG